The DNA window CTGCGCGGCGGCGACATTGTCGCGCGAGGCGAAGGCGGCGCCGCGCAGTTCCAAGACGATCTCGGCCGGCAGCATACCGGTCTCGCGCACGACCACGCCGGCGAGCCCGTCGAGCCCTTTCTCGGCCTCGGCCTCGATCAGGTCGGCGGCCTTCAGCACCAGCGCGGCGCGCTCGGCGACCGGCACCCGCGACCAGCTCTTCAGCGCCGTCGCAGCGGCCGCGACGGCGCGGTCGACCAGGGCGGCATCGGCGGCAGCGACGCGCGCCACCAGGTCGGCGGTGCGGCCGGGATCGCGCACCTCGAAGCGGGTCTCCCCGCCGATCCAGGCGCCGTCGACGAAATTGTCGACGACGAGCGGCGCGCTGCCGGCCTTGACGATGTCCAGCATGGCGAACCTCAGCGGTGATAGTTGATGGCGTGATAGTCGATATATTCGCGCAGGCCGATCGGCGAGCTTTCCCGTCCGATGCCGCTCTGCTTGACCCCGCCGAAGGGGATGTTCTTCTGGCCGAGCCGCGACGTGCCGGCATTGTTGACGAAGGTCATGCCGGTTTCGAGCTCGCGCGCGACCTCGACGGCGCGGTTGGTATCGCGCGTCCAGATCGACGAGCCGAGGCCGAGTTCGCCGGCATTGATGCTGTCGATGACGGCGTCGAGATCGTCGTAGCGCACGACCGGCAGCAGCGGCCCGAACTGCTCGACCTGGACCAGTTCAGCCTCTGGATCGATGTCGGAGACCAGCACCGGGCGCATGTAGTAGCCGTCGGCCTCGGACTTCGGCGAAACCCAGCTGCCGAGTTCCTCGACCGTCGCCCCGCTCGCCCGGGTGCGCGCCAGGAGCCCCTGCAGGGCGCGGTACTGGCCGGCATTGTTGATCGGCCCGAACGTCACACCCGCCTCGAGCGGATGGCCGACGCGGAACTTGTCGACCTCCGCGCGGATGCGGGCGACGACCTCGCCATAGAGCGAGGCCGGGGCATAGACGCGCTTGACCGCGAAGCAGAACTGGCCGGAGCGGCGGAAGGCGCCGCCGACGATGCGCGGGATGGCGAGATCGAGATCGGCATCCTCCAGGATGATCGCCGGATCGTTGCCGCCGAGCTCGAACTGGACGCCCTTCAGCCCCTCGGCGGCATCCTTCATGATCGCGCGGGCGACCGTGCCGCCGCCCGTGAAGGAGACCTTGCCGACCAGCGGATGGGTGGCGAGTGCCCGGCCGACCTCGGCCCCGCCATGAACGACGTTGATCACGCCCGGCGGGAACAGCGCGGCCATCTTCTCCAGGAGCAACGAAAGGCCGATCGGCGCGGTCGGGGCCGGCTTGACCACGACCGTGTTGCCGCAGACCAGCGCCGGCGAGACCTTGCGCATGGCCAGGATGATCGGCGCGTTCCAGGGCACGATGGCGGCGATCACGCCGATCGGGCGCTTCTCGACGCCGACCCAGCTCTCTGCATCCTCGTAGGCTTCGGGCACCAGGAAGGCGGCGCCGGCCTCGGCATTGTCGCGCACGATGTTGGCCGCCATGCCGATCTCGGCGGTGTTGGTCGCGACCAGCATGCCGCTCTCGCGCGCCATGAGGCCGACCACGGCCGGGGCCTCGGCCTCCAGGAGGTCGGCGGCCCGGCGGAGCAGCGCCGCTCGGGTCTCGACCGGCATCTCGCGCCAGGACTTGAAGGCCTCGGCCGCGGTCCGGACGGCGAGATCGACCTCATACGCGCCGCCCCGGGCGACCAGGCCGACTACGTCGGCGAGGCGGCCGGGATCGCGCACCTCGTCGCGCGCCGCGGAGGCGACCGGCGCGTTGCCGATCCAGTGGTCGACCCGGAGGGGGGATTCTGTGGTCATGCTCGGTCCTTTGCGGCCGGTGTCCGGCCGTCGTCCGGTCAATCGATGGTGCGTTCGATTTCGTAGTCGGGCCGCGGGGCCAGCGCGGCGATGCGCGCGCGCAGGTCGGGCGTCATGGCGAATTCGGCCGCGTCGAGATAGTTGCGCATCTCCGCGACCGTCTCCGCCCCGATGATCGGCGTCGTGACGGCCGGATGCGAGCCCGCCCAGGCGACCGCCAGCATGGCCGGATCGACGCCGATTTCGTCGGCGATCCGGCAGAATTCGGCCGCGATCTCGAAGTTGCGCCGCTCCTCGTAGCGCTTCAGGTAGCGCGGCTCGGCCAACCGGCCCTGTCGCGCACCGTCCGGATCGGCATTGGCGCGGGTCAGGAGGCCGCTCGCCAGCGGCGAGAAGATCATCACCGCCAGCCCCTTGGCCTGCGCCAGCGGGAAGAGTTCGTATTCGGCCTGGCGCTTGACCAGGTTGTACATCGGCTGGACGACGTCGAAAGCGACCAGCCCCTCGGCCGCCGAGACCCCGAGCGCGTCGGCGATGCGCCAGGCCGACCAGTTCGACACGCCGGCATAAAGGATCTTGCCCTGGCGCCTGAGGTCCTCGAAGGCCCTGAGCGTCTCCTCGACGCGCGTGAACGGGTCGTAGTGATGGGCGAAATAGACATCGATCCGGTCCGTGCCGAGCCGGCGCAGGCTCGCCTCGACCTCGGCCATGATGTGCCGGCGCGACAGGCCCGAGCCGTTGGTGTCCTTGGACATCGGCCGG is part of the Prosthecodimorpha staleyi genome and encodes:
- a CDS encoding aldehyde dehydrogenase family protein, encoding MTTESPLRVDHWIGNAPVASAARDEVRDPGRLADVVGLVARGGAYEVDLAVRTAAEAFKSWREMPVETRAALLRRAADLLEAEAPAVVGLMARESGMLVATNTAEIGMAANIVRDNAEAGAAFLVPEAYEDAESWVGVEKRPIGVIAAIVPWNAPIILAMRKVSPALVCGNTVVVKPAPTAPIGLSLLLEKMAALFPPGVINVVHGGAEVGRALATHPLVGKVSFTGGGTVARAIMKDAAEGLKGVQFELGGNDPAIILEDADLDLAIPRIVGGAFRRSGQFCFAVKRVYAPASLYGEVVARIRAEVDKFRVGHPLEAGVTFGPINNAGQYRALQGLLARTRASGATVEELGSWVSPKSEADGYYMRPVLVSDIDPEAELVQVEQFGPLLPVVRYDDLDAVIDSINAGELGLGSSIWTRDTNRAVEVARELETGMTFVNNAGTSRLGQKNIPFGGVKQSGIGRESSPIGLREYIDYHAINYHR
- a CDS encoding aldo/keto reductase, with the translated sequence MKYVQLGRTGTRVSNLCFGTMSFGSYATPETAQALYGACREAGINFFDCANSYAGGGRAESLLGACMKADRDDIVITSKVCRPMSKDTNGSGLSRRHIMAEVEASLRRLGTDRIDVYFAHHYDPFTRVEETLRAFEDLRRQGKILYAGVSNWSAWRIADALGVSAAEGLVAFDVVQPMYNLVKRQAEYELFPLAQAKGLAVMIFSPLASGLLTRANADPDGARQGRLAEPRYLKRYEERRNFEIAAEFCRIADEIGVDPAMLAVAWAGSHPAVTTPIIGAETVAEMRNYLDAAEFAMTPDLRARIAALAPRPDYEIERTID